The following proteins come from a genomic window of Lolium rigidum isolate FL_2022 chromosome 5, APGP_CSIRO_Lrig_0.1, whole genome shotgun sequence:
- the LOC124656934 gene encoding uncharacterized protein LOC124656934 gives MLLKMLEGIHNNQVHKDSTPADTVIVVWNGETRIIISVLFSSPKCRILALLALQLQWTGGWFERQCLPFDPAAAPGSASGKLHEDKLLELLGFGVDLHLLVEDHCLFRVLVQFRQTIFLLGIGLRVGCEETHGIEATSKWKTV, from the exons ATGTTGCTCAAGATGCTCGAAGGAATTCATAACAATCAAGTTCACAAGGATTCAACTCCAGCAGATACT GTGATTGTTGTTTGGAATGGCGAAACCAGAATCATTATTAGTGTGTTATTCAGCTCGCCAAAGTGCAGGATTCTCGCGCTATTAGCATTACAATTACAATGGACAG GAGGTTGGTTCGAGCGTCAATGCCTGCCCtttgatcccgctgccgccccTGGGTCAGCGAGTGGCAAGCTACATGAG GATAAATTACTGGAACTGCTGGGATTTGGAGTAGATCTGCATCTTCTTGTAGAGGATCATTGTCTTTTCCGGGTGCTTGTACAATTTAGGCAAACAATATTCCTCCTGGGCATTGGGCTGCGAGTAGGCTGTGAAGAGACACATGGGATAGAAGCCACAAGCAAATGGAAGACAGTATGA